One part of the Mariniflexile litorale genome encodes these proteins:
- a CDS encoding glycoside hydrolase family 130 protein, which translates to MAVPVIRKNLYFKPDSSRVVARFFNNGDTRTINLVRRIMSLSEVEVKQELETTLKGFMGRHRNISEIFLKHANNYKNLIETLDIKYNKLSLERRLLIGAYSTMEYSIESAALFNPSIVEDFDQSFLAEGEKRVIISFRATGEGHLSSIVFRKGILDASNNLRMVEAHKHIDLPTIKKKKTYDKNRFMKKMEEMHISSAHSSPIMDSLPDKFEYYTLKEAIRKILKQDIDDQRKQALNEMTWLIDSYYDIEFNEDSKISGRAILPISPSESRGIEDARFVRFTDDDGSEKIYATYTAYDGFTILPKLLSTSDFINFRIMPMHGHGAQNKNFALFPRKIKGKYAMLARIDGVNNYLFYSDRITLWNDPIKIQEPKYPWEFTQIGNCGSPIYTKHGWLVITHGVGPMRRYCIGASLLDLEDPTKEIGRLKEPLLSPLEEEREGYVPNVVYSCGSLIHNNHLILPYAVSDYASSYVTVNMDDLLTALITEV; encoded by the coding sequence ATGGCGGTTCCTGTAATTCGTAAAAACCTGTATTTTAAACCAGATTCCAGTAGAGTCGTAGCTAGATTCTTTAATAATGGAGATACTAGAACCATTAATTTGGTTAGGAGAATAATGAGTTTAAGTGAAGTAGAAGTTAAACAAGAACTTGAAACTACATTAAAGGGCTTTATGGGAAGGCATAGAAATATTTCAGAAATTTTTTTAAAACACGCCAATAATTATAAAAACCTCATAGAAACGCTAGATATAAAATACAATAAACTTTCGTTAGAAAGACGTCTTTTAATTGGAGCGTATAGCACCATGGAATATTCGATTGAATCGGCCGCTTTATTTAATCCCTCTATTGTTGAAGACTTTGATCAATCATTTCTTGCTGAAGGAGAAAAAAGAGTGATTATATCATTTAGAGCTACTGGGGAAGGACATTTATCATCCATCGTTTTTAGAAAAGGGATTTTAGATGCTTCTAATAATTTACGTATGGTAGAGGCTCATAAACATATTGATCTTCCAACTATAAAAAAGAAAAAAACGTACGATAAAAATAGATTCATGAAGAAAATGGAAGAGATGCATATTTCAAGTGCACATTCTTCGCCTATTATGGATTCTCTACCAGATAAATTTGAATATTATACGTTAAAAGAAGCCATCAGAAAAATTCTAAAACAAGATATTGATGACCAACGAAAACAAGCGCTCAATGAAATGACCTGGCTTATCGACTCGTATTATGATATTGAATTTAATGAAGATTCTAAAATATCTGGACGTGCTATTCTGCCTATATCACCATCAGAAAGTCGTGGAATTGAAGATGCGAGATTCGTGCGTTTTACTGATGATGACGGTTCTGAAAAAATTTATGCTACTTACACAGCTTATGATGGTTTTACTATTCTTCCAAAATTGCTTTCTACAAGCGATTTTATAAATTTTAGAATTATGCCCATGCATGGCCATGGTGCACAAAATAAGAATTTCGCCCTTTTTCCACGTAAAATAAAAGGCAAATACGCTATGTTGGCAAGAATTGATGGGGTGAATAATTATTTGTTTTATTCTGATAGAATTACTTTATGGAACGATCCTATAAAAATTCAAGAACCTAAATACCCTTGGGAGTTTACCCAAATAGGTAATTGTGGTTCGCCCATTTACACCAAACATGGTTGGTTAGTTATAACGCATGGAGTAGGCCCCATGAGACGCTATTGTATTGGGGCCTCATTATTAGACTTAGAAGACCCAACGAAAGAAATTGGCCGATTAAAAGAACCGCTTCTTTCGCCTTTAGAAGAAGAAAGAGAAGGGTATGTACCTAATGTGGTATATTCCTGTGGCAGTTTAATTCATAATAACCATTTAATTTTGCCTTATGCCGTGTCGGACTATGCATCTTCCTATGTAACCGTTAATATGGATGATTTATTAACGGCTCTTATAACTGAAGTTTAG
- a CDS encoding PA2169 family four-helix-bundle protein: protein MSTYTETISNKLNDLLEKTYDAEKGFKKAAENTNHTYLKRYFERKSKERHNFGYELNNEIRSFGERAEKSGSITGVAHRTWMDIKALFTMDSDESMLEEAIRGEKAALEEYKDVLNETSLPMSTHTILLKQQDSIESDLRTIKRLEDLH, encoded by the coding sequence ATGAGTACATACACAGAAACCATAAGTAATAAATTAAATGATCTTTTAGAAAAAACATATGATGCAGAAAAAGGCTTTAAAAAAGCTGCAGAAAATACCAATCATACTTATTTGAAAAGATATTTTGAAAGAAAGTCTAAAGAACGCCATAATTTTGGATATGAATTAAATAACGAAATTCGATCTTTTGGCGAGCGTGCTGAGAAAAGCGGAAGTATTACAGGTGTCGCACATCGTACCTGGATGGATATTAAAGCATTGTTTACTATGGATAGTGATGAATCCATGCTTGAAGAAGCTATAAGAGGAGAAAAAGCGGCATTAGAAGAATATAAAGATGTCCTTAATGAAACCTCATTACCCATGAGTACCCATACTATATTACTTAAACAACAAGATTCGATTGAAAGCGATTTGAGAACCATTAAAAGATTGGAAGATTTACACTAG
- a CDS encoding glycosyltransferase: protein MRRDIDVKSKVTTRPLKKKKLELKNSIDIHKMKSKSLPKILMIATYPPRECGIATYTFDLKKALENQFEDSFDIKICALKSNSDTHDYKTEDVDLILNPDSLQSFTSIANKINIDKDMEMVMIQHEFGLFHNNEDVFLNFLKALNKPIIIAFHTVLPNPNKDLEKHVKDLVSIAKVVTVMTKSSADLLINTYAVNPSKIEIISHGTHLVKHQDKSLLKDKYHVSNRKVISTFGFLGPGKNIETTLNALPAIIKEHPEILFLIVGKTHPTLFNQQGDAYMHSLQKKVDELKLTKHVQFVNKFVPLAELLEYLQLSDCYVFTSNDPNQAVSGTFSYAVSCGCPIVSTPIPHAKEVLRDGNGLLFDFGDSKQLADKVNGLLNNDDLRQHMKMKGLHASSTTSWENAAISHALVFSKQIDEPLKLNYKKPPINIHHLLNMTTDIGMIQFSNINTPDMESGYTLDDNARALIAACEYYKLSQNPTDIKLIRKYVNFILKCQRDNCLFLNYVDKDKRFTNQNNEVNLEDSNGRAIWALGYTYCLMEEGIDLDITLLQNIKCTINQFNLKIQHFKSPRALAFAMKGLYYFNLKMDDKKITEIINNAANKLVELYDFHSEKDWNWFEPYLTYANSVLPESLLYAWKSTGDIRFKRIAKKSFDFLISKIFTEDSIRVISNQSWLIKGFEEKTVQTGGEQPIDVAYTILALKEFNNIFPFEDYDDKMEIAFSWFLGNNQLKQIIYNPCTGGCHDGLEEHNVNLNQGAESTVSYLLARFAFENI, encoded by the coding sequence ATGAGACGAGATATAGATGTTAAAAGCAAAGTCACCACAAGACCTCTTAAAAAGAAAAAATTAGAATTAAAAAACAGCATAGACATTCACAAGATGAAGTCTAAAAGCTTACCCAAAATATTAATGATTGCTACATATCCCCCAAGAGAATGCGGCATTGCAACCTATACTTTCGATTTGAAAAAAGCCCTTGAAAACCAATTCGAAGATAGTTTTGATATAAAAATTTGTGCTTTAAAATCAAACTCCGATACCCATGATTATAAAACAGAAGATGTCGATTTAATTCTGAATCCCGATAGTTTACAATCCTTTACTAGTATTGCCAATAAGATTAATATAGATAAAGACATGGAAATGGTTATGATTCAGCATGAATTCGGACTGTTTCATAATAATGAAGATGTCTTTTTAAACTTTTTAAAGGCATTAAATAAACCCATCATTATTGCCTTTCACACCGTATTACCCAACCCTAATAAAGATTTAGAAAAACATGTTAAAGACTTAGTTTCTATAGCTAAAGTTGTTACGGTTATGACTAAATCATCAGCTGATTTATTAATCAACACCTATGCCGTTAACCCAAGTAAAATAGAGATCATATCTCATGGAACCCATTTGGTAAAACATCAAGACAAATCTCTTCTAAAAGATAAATACCATGTATCAAACAGAAAGGTTATTTCCACATTTGGCTTTTTGGGTCCTGGTAAGAATATTGAAACCACTTTAAATGCGTTGCCTGCAATTATAAAGGAACATCCTGAAATTCTTTTTTTAATAGTTGGTAAAACCCATCCAACACTTTTTAATCAACAAGGTGATGCGTATATGCATTCATTACAGAAAAAAGTTGATGAATTAAAATTAACCAAGCATGTTCAATTTGTAAATAAGTTTGTACCTCTTGCTGAATTACTAGAATATCTACAACTTTCCGACTGTTATGTGTTTACTTCCAATGATCCTAATCAGGCGGTAAGTGGCACATTTTCATATGCGGTAAGTTGTGGTTGTCCTATTGTTTCCACACCTATTCCACATGCTAAAGAAGTTTTACGTGATGGAAATGGTTTATTATTTGATTTTGGCGATTCAAAACAATTGGCCGATAAAGTGAATGGTTTACTAAATAATGACGATTTAAGACAGCATATGAAAATGAAAGGATTGCACGCATCTTCTACCACATCCTGGGAAAATGCTGCCATATCACATGCGCTCGTGTTTTCAAAACAAATAGATGAACCCTTAAAACTGAACTATAAGAAACCGCCAATAAATATACATCACCTATTAAACATGACCACGGATATTGGTATGATCCAATTTTCGAATATCAATACGCCAGATATGGAATCTGGTTACACTTTAGATGATAATGCCAGAGCACTTATAGCTGCTTGTGAGTACTATAAATTATCGCAAAATCCAACAGACATAAAACTAATAAGAAAATATGTCAATTTTATTCTAAAATGTCAACGTGATAATTGCTTGTTCTTAAATTATGTAGATAAAGACAAACGATTCACAAACCAAAATAATGAAGTAAACTTAGAAGATTCCAACGGTAGAGCTATTTGGGCTTTAGGTTATACATATTGCTTAATGGAAGAAGGGATTGATTTAGACATCACCTTACTTCAAAACATCAAATGCACCATCAACCAATTTAATTTAAAAATACAGCATTTCAAATCGCCACGTGCCCTAGCCTTTGCTATGAAAGGCTTGTATTATTTTAATTTAAAAATGGACGATAAAAAAATAACTGAGATTATAAATAATGCAGCAAATAAACTTGTAGAGCTTTATGATTTCCATTCTGAAAAAGATTGGAATTGGTTCGAGCCTTACCTTACTTATGCTAATAGTGTGTTACCTGAATCTCTTTTATACGCATGGAAATCTACGGGAGATATTAGGTTTAAACGCATCGCAAAAAAATCGTTTGACTTTTTAATTTCTAAAATTTTCACTGAAGATTCTATTAGAGTTATTTCAAATCAAAGTTGGCTAATTAAAGGTTTTGAAGAAAAAACAGTTCAAACAGGTGGCGAACAACCTATTGATGTTGCATACACCATCTTAGCTTTAAAAGAATTTAACAATATATTTCCTTTTGAAGATTATGATGATAAAATGGAAATCGCATTCAGTTGGTTTCTTGGTAACAATCAATTAAAACAAATTATTTACAACCCGTGTACTGGTGGCTGTCATGATGGTTTGGAAGAGCATAATGTAAATTTAAATCAAGGTGCAGAATCGACTGTTAGTTATTTACTAGCACGATTTGCTTTTGAAAACATATAA
- a CDS encoding GH3 auxin-responsive promoter family protein produces MNIIGNIIKGVIDITEKLTPESSPLENQKEVLKNLLEKAKGTAFGKFYNFEEILKSDAIQKRFSEAIPYFDYNKINEVWWHKLHEGHTNITWPDNPDYYALSSGTTGKTSKRIPVTQDMIESIKSAGIAQIIALSHFDLPPSFFDKGILMLGSSTDLIEKEDHLEGEISGISAHNIPSWFRGYYKPGEKIAKIDDWDERVKKIAKKAKEWDIGAISGIPSWIELMLNEVIAYNKIKNIHEIWPNLEVYTSGGVAFGPYEKSFNALLERPITIIDTYLASEGFIAFQARPETDAMQLVTDGGIYFEFVPFHPDYINQDGSLASHAPALTLDDVELNKDYVLIISTVSGTWRYIIGDTIEFTDIERAEIKITGRTKFFLNTVGSQLSVNKLDDAVKHLEERFNIKIKEYTICAKRYDGEFYHSWYLATEDDVESEKLAESMDDFLKEANKNYRVARTKALKGVKVKTIPASVFHDWNAANKKKGGQVKMERVMNEDKFSEWEAFVEKN; encoded by the coding sequence ATGAATATAATAGGAAACATTATTAAAGGAGTCATAGATATCACTGAAAAATTAACGCCAGAATCTAGTCCTTTAGAAAATCAAAAAGAGGTATTAAAAAATTTATTAGAAAAAGCTAAAGGTACTGCTTTTGGTAAATTCTATAATTTTGAAGAGATACTGAAATCTGACGCCATCCAAAAACGTTTTTCTGAGGCTATTCCTTATTTTGACTATAACAAAATTAATGAAGTATGGTGGCATAAGCTTCATGAGGGACACACCAATATAACTTGGCCAGATAATCCTGATTATTATGCACTAAGCTCAGGAACAACAGGTAAAACCAGTAAACGGATTCCTGTTACTCAAGATATGATTGAAAGCATCAAATCGGCAGGAATTGCACAAATTATCGCTTTAAGCCATTTCGATTTACCTCCTTCATTTTTTGATAAAGGCATTCTGATGTTAGGTAGTTCAACAGATTTGATCGAAAAAGAAGATCATTTAGAAGGCGAAATCAGTGGCATAAGTGCCCATAATATTCCTTCTTGGTTTAGAGGTTATTATAAACCTGGAGAAAAAATTGCTAAAATTGATGATTGGGATGAGCGTGTGAAGAAAATTGCTAAAAAGGCGAAAGAATGGGACATTGGTGCTATAAGTGGTATTCCTTCTTGGATTGAATTAATGCTTAACGAAGTGATTGCCTATAATAAAATAAAAAATATTCACGAAATATGGCCTAACCTAGAAGTTTATACCTCTGGAGGTGTTGCATTTGGCCCTTATGAAAAAAGTTTCAATGCATTATTAGAAAGACCTATAACAATTATTGACACCTATCTAGCTTCAGAAGGTTTTATAGCCTTTCAAGCCAGACCAGAAACAGATGCCATGCAATTGGTTACAGATGGCGGCATATACTTTGAGTTCGTTCCTTTTCATCCTGATTACATAAATCAAGATGGTTCATTAGCTTCACATGCCCCAGCACTCACATTAGATGACGTTGAATTAAACAAAGATTATGTGCTTATAATTAGTACCGTATCTGGCACTTGGCGCTATATTATTGGTGATACTATTGAATTTACAGATATAGAAAGAGCCGAAATTAAAATCACTGGGCGCACTAAATTCTTTTTAAACACCGTAGGTTCTCAACTTTCAGTTAATAAATTAGATGATGCTGTAAAACATTTAGAAGAACGTTTTAATATTAAAATAAAAGAATACACAATTTGTGCGAAACGTTATGATGGCGAATTTTACCATAGTTGGTACTTAGCTACTGAAGATGATGTTGAATCGGAAAAATTAGCCGAATCGATGGATGATTTTTTAAAGGAAGCTAATAAAAATTACCGTGTAGCACGAACAAAAGCTTTAAAGGGTGTAAAAGTTAAAACGATTCCTGCTTCTGTTTTTCATGATTGGAATGCTGCCAATAAAAAGAAAGGTGGACAAGTTAAAATGGAACGTGTTATGAATGAAGACAAATTTTCTGAATGGGAAGCTTTTGTTGAGAAAAATTAA
- a CDS encoding DUF1328 domain-containing protein codes for MLRWTITFIILAIIAGILGFGGIASGAASIAKVLFFIFIVLFLISLITGRKKI; via the coding sequence ATGTTACGTTGGACAATTACATTCATTATTTTAGCTATTATAGCTGGTATATTAGGTTTTGGAGGCATCGCTTCGGGGGCAGCTAGTATTGCAAAAGTTTTATTCTTCATATTTATAGTGCTGTTTCTTATTTCATTAATAACAGGAAGAAAAAAGATTTAA
- a CDS encoding ferritin-like domain-containing protein: protein MKTLEDLFEHQLKDLYSAESQLIDALPKVAKKANDSKLKKAFEDHLEETKGHKKRLEEICETLNISATGETCKAMKGLIKETESFMDEADDKEVMDAGLIAEAQRVEHYEISGYGTAVRYAKELGHDDIASKLQKTLDEEYNADNKLDKLAENRLNKKAIS, encoded by the coding sequence ATGAAAACATTAGAAGATTTATTCGAACACCAGTTGAAAGACTTATATAGTGCAGAAAGCCAATTAATTGATGCACTTCCTAAAGTAGCGAAAAAAGCAAATGATAGTAAGTTAAAAAAAGCTTTTGAAGACCATTTAGAAGAAACTAAGGGGCATAAAAAAAGACTTGAAGAAATTTGTGAAACGTTAAATATATCTGCTACTGGAGAAACTTGTAAAGCCATGAAAGGTTTAATTAAAGAAACCGAAAGTTTTATGGATGAAGCAGATGATAAAGAGGTTATGGACGCCGGACTTATTGCAGAAGCGCAACGTGTTGAACATTATGAAATTTCTGGATATGGTACAGCAGTTCGTTATGCTAAGGAATTAGGGCACGACGACATCGCTTCCAAATTACAAAAAACGCTGGATGAAGAGTATAATGCTGATAACAAGCTAGACAAATTAGCAGAGAACAGACTAAATAAAAAAGCTATTAGCTAG
- the cls gene encoding cardiolipin synthase has product MNKLLLILYLLISLWAIYSVIMYGSRATKSLSWVFTIIVFPFAGALLYYLFGVNRRKFKFFRLKRSQKQNLYNLEKEEELRDKFECHFTSEKEKKLSKLILSTTHLYASKGNKVEILNTGKDAFEAIFKAIEKAKKFIHVQYYIFEKGELQDKFYELFKTKIQEGVEIRMIYDSFGSFSFSGKLKKRFRDIGVKAYPVMPIRFGNLLFTLNYRNHRKIIIIDGKIGFTGGVNVSDKYIKDISELGIWKDLHVQLEGPIVNSLHRVFIKDYHFSSKKKLLLDTKYLPEPKELGNTAVQIVTGGPDSNQPAIMQQYIAMISLAENNIFIANPYFIPGSAVLQALVIAAQSGIEVNLLVPKKGDSILATYSMFSNFEEFLSVGIKIYVRDCFSHSKVIIIDNDIASVGSGNFDHRSFEHNFETNAVMYDSVITTQILKEFNKECSDATKLSYDTFKNRPKLQKFIEGFAKFFSPLL; this is encoded by the coding sequence ATGAATAAATTACTCCTCATTTTATATCTTCTAATAAGCTTGTGGGCTATCTATAGTGTTATTATGTATGGCTCTAGAGCTACTAAATCTCTAAGTTGGGTATTCACTATTATAGTTTTTCCATTTGCAGGGGCTTTATTATACTATCTATTTGGGGTGAATAGACGGAAATTTAAATTTTTTAGATTGAAGAGGTCTCAAAAACAAAACCTCTACAACTTAGAAAAAGAAGAAGAATTACGTGATAAATTTGAATGCCATTTTACGTCTGAAAAAGAAAAAAAACTCTCCAAGCTTATTCTTAGCACGACTCATTTGTATGCTTCTAAAGGCAATAAAGTTGAAATTCTGAATACTGGTAAGGATGCTTTTGAAGCCATTTTTAAAGCTATTGAAAAAGCTAAAAAATTTATACATGTTCAATATTATATTTTTGAGAAAGGGGAATTGCAAGATAAGTTTTATGAATTATTTAAAACTAAAATTCAAGAAGGGGTTGAAATAAGAATGATTTATGATTCTTTTGGAAGTTTTTCCTTTAGTGGAAAATTGAAAAAGCGTTTTCGGGATATTGGAGTGAAAGCATATCCTGTGATGCCTATACGTTTCGGCAATCTTCTATTTACCTTAAATTATAGAAATCATCGTAAAATAATTATTATAGATGGAAAAATAGGGTTTACTGGCGGTGTGAATGTGTCAGATAAATATATAAAAGACATATCTGAACTCGGTATTTGGAAAGATTTGCATGTTCAGTTAGAAGGACCTATTGTAAATAGTTTACACCGTGTTTTCATAAAAGATTATCATTTTTCAAGTAAAAAGAAACTGCTTTTAGACACTAAATATCTTCCTGAACCAAAGGAATTAGGAAATACAGCAGTACAAATTGTTACTGGAGGTCCAGATTCCAACCAACCTGCCATCATGCAACAATATATTGCGATGATAAGTTTAGCTGAAAATAATATTTTTATTGCTAACCCATATTTTATTCCAGGTAGTGCTGTATTACAAGCATTAGTAATAGCGGCTCAAAGTGGTATAGAAGTTAATTTATTAGTGCCAAAGAAAGGAGATTCAATACTGGCTACGTATTCTATGTTTTCTAATTTTGAGGAATTCTTATCGGTAGGTATTAAGATTTATGTTCGGGATTGTTTTTCACATAGTAAAGTGATTATTATAGATAATGACATAGCATCAGTGGGTTCTGGAAATTTCGATCATAGAAGTTTTGAGCATAATTTTGAAACGAATGCGGTGATGTATGATAGCGTTATTACTACCCAGATTTTAAAAGAATTTAATAAAGAGTGTTCTGATGCTACTAAACTATCGTATGATACATTTAAGAATAGACCGAAATTGCAAAAATTCATAGAAGGTTTTGCTAAATTTTTCAGCCCTTTATTATAA
- a CDS encoding DUF748 domain-containing protein produces MTPKKKKNIKVILFLVFIFLIGFIVLHLWAKNYIDNFLKQKAPEPYAISYSDLDINILTGSVALQNASLKIKDTDTLENNSNLKLESLQLSGISYWDLLFNEKLSINNIHLKNPKLNHYPYEQTSSKKTASTTNKKSIKTINIQELTIKNGSFNSMQQTADSIKFSVSSYNLTILGSEINLNSSARIPLTYEGYKLNAKNIILGHTKYETFKISSINSNKEATHIKNFQIVPKYNKKELSTHLSKERDYIKLTIPEINLDKLDFNYTKDRFGIKTPSVKLVAPNLEVYRDKLLPDDLTVKSLYSKSLRNLSFNLDLEELKISDGYISYAELVDANNEAGKLFFSQVDATLSHITNLKEAEKTDIKIQSKLMDKAPLNLNWSFDVNNKTDDIEVSGSLNNLPAEILNPFFKPNLNALTEGTLQKLYFTFYGNNIQSQGEMKMKYEDFKFEILQKNGFKINKVLTTIGNIFINDGSNTDAEGFRFGNIKAEREVTKSFFNYLWINVKSGLVSTLTGDGEK; encoded by the coding sequence ATGACTCCTAAAAAAAAGAAGAATATTAAAGTAATTTTGTTTTTAGTGTTTATCTTTCTAATCGGGTTTATTGTACTTCATTTATGGGCTAAAAATTATATAGATAATTTTTTAAAACAAAAAGCACCTGAACCATATGCTATTAGCTATTCCGATTTAGATATTAATATACTAACTGGCTCTGTTGCTTTACAAAATGCTTCTTTAAAAATTAAAGACACTGATACGCTTGAGAATAATTCTAACTTAAAATTAGAATCCCTGCAATTAAGCGGCATTAGTTATTGGGACTTACTATTTAATGAAAAGCTGTCAATAAATAACATCCATTTAAAAAATCCTAAACTTAATCACTATCCTTATGAACAGACGTCTTCAAAAAAAACCGCATCAACCACGAATAAAAAAAGCATAAAAACCATTAACATCCAAGAATTAACTATTAAAAACGGAAGTTTCAATAGTATGCAACAAACTGCAGATTCTATTAAATTTTCGGTATCATCCTATAACCTTACCATATTAGGAAGCGAAATTAATTTAAATTCGAGTGCACGAATACCATTAACCTATGAGGGTTATAAACTAAATGCAAAAAATATCATTTTAGGCCATACCAAATATGAAACATTTAAAATAAGTAGTATAAATAGTAATAAAGAAGCAACTCACATCAAGAATTTTCAAATTGTACCTAAATACAATAAAAAAGAGCTTTCAACCCATTTAAGTAAAGAACGCGATTATATAAAATTAACCATCCCCGAAATTAATTTAGATAAACTCGACTTTAATTATACTAAAGATCGTTTTGGTATAAAAACACCCTCAGTAAAACTAGTAGCTCCCAATTTAGAAGTTTATAGAGATAAACTCTTACCCGACGATTTAACTGTAAAATCGCTTTACAGTAAATCTTTAAGAAACTTAAGCTTTAACTTAGATTTAGAGGAACTAAAAATAAGTGATGGTTATATTTCTTATGCCGAATTGGTGGATGCAAATAATGAGGCTGGAAAGTTGTTTTTTAGTCAAGTTGATGCTACTTTAAGTCATATTACAAACCTAAAAGAGGCTGAAAAAACAGATATTAAGATACAGTCTAAACTCATGGACAAAGCACCTCTTAATCTAAATTGGAGTTTTGATGTCAACAACAAAACGGATGACATTGAAGTATCGGGATCTCTAAATAATTTACCTGCTGAAATTTTAAACCCTTTCTTTAAACCAAATTTGAATGCACTCACTGAAGGCACACTACAAAAATTGTATTTTACCTTTTATGGCAATAACATACAATCTCAAGGAGAAATGAAAATGAAGTATGAAGATTTTAAATTTGAAATACTCCAGAAAAATGGTTTTAAAATAAATAAAGTTTTAACTACCATAGGAAATATTTTTATTAATGATGGTTCTAATACAGATGCTGAAGGGTTTCGTTTTGGCAATATAAAAGCAGAGCGAGAAGTTACCAAATCCTTTTTTAATTACTTATGGATTAACGTTAAAAGTGGTTTAGTTAGTACACTTACAGGCGATGGAGAAAAGTGA
- a CDS encoding DNA topoisomerase IB, with protein sequence MTREAELQLVLNQPERIISRYNLIYAHEEDLSIVRKKQGKGFSYLMNGKSIKEKAEIKRIKSLVIPPMWDDVRISSLENSHLQAIGRDSKNRKQYLYHTHWNKIRNTTKFYKMYSFGKKLPLIRKQMDRDLDKKGWPKEKAVALVIRLMEETHIRIGNSYYEKKNKTYGLTTLRKRHINIYKGKLRIEFVGKKGKEHRISVRNKKLVRLVNRCEELTGWTLFKFFDENGEKKTIKSNHVNEYLQKFCGKDFTAKDFRTWSASVSFFNALLEFGKATSEDEIKKNILKAYDVAANTLGNTRNVCRKYYVHPVIVDTYEKGNLYKTFNKIEKVKKVSNLLSPSEKEILKLFKTYSPKLRQKNN encoded by the coding sequence ATGACTAGAGAAGCAGAATTACAACTCGTATTAAATCAGCCTGAACGTATTATTTCAAGATACAATCTTATTTATGCGCACGAAGAAGATTTATCTATTGTTAGAAAAAAACAAGGGAAAGGATTTAGTTATTTAATGAATGGAAAAAGCATTAAGGAAAAAGCGGAAATTAAACGCATAAAAAGTTTAGTAATTCCACCTATGTGGGACGATGTAAGAATTAGTAGTCTTGAAAACAGCCATTTACAAGCTATAGGTAGGGATTCTAAAAACCGAAAACAATATTTATATCATACCCATTGGAATAAGATTCGAAATACTACTAAATTCTACAAAATGTATTCGTTTGGCAAAAAATTGCCTTTAATAAGAAAACAAATGGATCGTGATTTAGATAAAAAAGGCTGGCCAAAAGAAAAAGCAGTGGCTTTGGTTATTCGGTTAATGGAAGAAACGCATATCCGAATTGGCAATAGTTATTATGAAAAGAAAAACAAAACTTATGGCTTAACCACCCTTCGAAAAAGGCATATTAATATTTATAAGGGAAAATTACGTATTGAATTTGTTGGAAAAAAGGGAAAAGAACACCGTATTTCCGTTCGGAATAAGAAATTAGTAAGATTGGTAAATAGGTGTGAAGAACTAACAGGTTGGACACTTTTTAAATTTTTTGATGAAAATGGTGAAAAAAAGACCATAAAAAGCAACCACGTTAATGAATATTTACAAAAATTTTGTGGCAAAGATTTTACAGCAAAAGATTTTAGAACTTGGTCTGCTTCCGTATCTTTTTTCAATGCTTTACTCGAATTTGGAAAAGCAACCTCTGAAGATGAGATAAAAAAAAATATTTTAAAAGCTTACGATGTTGCTGCCAACACCTTAGGAAATACTAGAAATGTATGTAGAAAATATTATGTGCATCCTGTAATTGTAGATACTTACGAAAAAGGCAACTTATATAAAACATTTAATAAAATTGAAAAGGTAAAAAAAGTTAGTAATCTTTTATCACCATCCGAAAAAGAAATACTAAAACTCTTTAAAACCTATAGCCCTAAACTTCGACAAAAAAATAATTAA